In Candidatus Fermentibacter sp., a single window of DNA contains:
- the murA gene encoding UDP-N-acetylglucosamine 1-carboxyvinyltransferase, whose protein sequence is MKGPLPQDSWLVEGPAGLSGTLVPSGSKNAALPELAACLLTDEPVRFENLPSIRDVHAMLELLAGLGVSVEEDRPGRSVTLTASSVDPDRLDFDKARSIRASILLAGPLLARCGRLALPPPGGDVIGRRRLDSHFISLEALGAEVAIDGGSYRFEGRSLRGTAMLLDEPSVTATENVMMAASAVSGTTVVYNAACEPNVQDLALLLTSMGASIEGAGTNRLVVRGRGGLLGGASHRVAPDHIEVGSFIGLSACCGKGVRIRGVDPSIVEPTMNGLGKLGVEISFDGGDVVVDGSHGLEIVSDRGGAIPTVYDAPWPGFSPDLTSTAVVTATQSRGTVLIFEKMFESRLFFVDKLVAMGASIILCDPHRVVVAGPSRLRGTDVSSPDIRAGMALLTAALCAEGRSLIRNVHQIERGYENLVERLRALGASIEAGPPA, encoded by the coding sequence GTGAAGGGGCCCCTCCCGCAGGATTCCTGGCTCGTCGAAGGGCCGGCCGGGCTCTCGGGCACGCTCGTGCCTTCGGGCAGCAAGAACGCTGCCCTGCCGGAGCTCGCGGCATGCCTGCTGACCGACGAACCCGTCCGGTTCGAGAACCTGCCGTCCATACGCGACGTCCATGCGATGCTCGAGCTCCTGGCTGGCCTCGGCGTCTCCGTCGAGGAGGACAGGCCGGGGCGTTCGGTGACCCTTACCGCCTCCTCGGTGGATCCCGACAGGCTCGACTTCGACAAGGCCAGGTCCATCAGGGCATCCATACTGCTGGCCGGGCCGCTGCTCGCCCGGTGCGGGAGGCTCGCGCTCCCTCCTCCCGGAGGTGACGTGATCGGGCGCAGGAGGCTCGACTCGCACTTCATCTCGCTCGAGGCCCTCGGTGCAGAGGTGGCCATCGATGGAGGCTCCTACCGGTTCGAGGGGCGCTCGCTCCGGGGGACGGCGATGCTGCTGGACGAGCCCTCGGTGACGGCCACCGAGAACGTGATGATGGCCGCTTCGGCGGTGTCCGGAACCACGGTGGTCTACAACGCGGCGTGCGAGCCCAACGTTCAGGACCTCGCCCTTCTGCTGACGTCCATGGGCGCGTCGATCGAGGGGGCGGGGACGAACCGGCTGGTGGTGAGGGGCCGCGGCGGCCTCCTCGGAGGGGCATCCCACAGGGTGGCGCCCGACCACATCGAGGTCGGCAGCTTCATCGGCCTCTCGGCCTGCTGCGGGAAGGGTGTCAGGATACGCGGAGTCGATCCTTCGATCGTCGAACCCACGATGAACGGGCTGGGGAAGCTCGGTGTGGAGATCTCTTTCGACGGAGGAGACGTCGTCGTCGACGGGAGTCACGGCCTGGAGATCGTTTCCGACAGGGGCGGCGCGATCCCCACGGTGTACGACGCCCCGTGGCCCGGCTTCTCGCCCGACCTGACGAGCACTGCGGTCGTCACGGCCACCCAGTCGCGCGGAACCGTGCTGATCTTCGAGAAGATGTTCGAGAGCAGGCTCTTCTTCGTGGACAAGCTCGTGGCGATGGGAGCCTCGATCATTCTCTGCGATCCTCACCGTGTAGTGGTCGCCGGACCTTCCAGGCTCAGGGGAACGGATGTCTCGAGCCCGGATATAAGAGCCGGCATGGCCCTGCTCACCGCGGCGCTGTGCGCCGAGGGGCGCAGCCTGATAAGGAATGTGCATCAGATAGAGAGGGGATACGAAAACCTCGTCGAGAGGCTCCGGGCGCTCGGTGCGTCCATCGAGGCCGGGCCTCCGGCGTGA
- a CDS encoding decaprenyl-phosphate phosphoribosyltransferase, with protein MTDGGLALLESLRPRAWLKNVFLFAGIIFARLWSLEAFAATALGALAFSLLAGSVYLFNDVADRRRDMLHPEKKSRPVASGRLGAGIALGAGAVLSAGVLAVSWLLSPGFATVCTAYFAMQMLYSFRLKHVPILDCLLIAMGFVLRALAGVELAVDAGFGISISPWLLLCTFFVAVFLAFSKRRAEVVSLGDSAGGHRAILREYTAHLLDEMIGISTASSLMCYAIYTVSERTAAQVSPNLWMTVPFVAFGIFRYLYLVHMKGMGGSPEKTLLADPPLILNILLWFGTVIAVLRLFPAPVQ; from the coding sequence TTGACAGACGGGGGCCTCGCCCTGCTCGAGAGCCTGAGGCCAAGGGCCTGGCTGAAGAACGTGTTCCTCTTCGCGGGGATCATCTTTGCGCGCCTCTGGAGCCTCGAGGCATTCGCGGCGACCGCCCTGGGCGCCCTGGCATTCTCCCTCCTCGCCGGCTCCGTCTACCTGTTCAACGACGTGGCGGACCGCAGGAGGGACATGCTCCATCCGGAGAAGAAGTCCCGTCCCGTGGCCTCGGGGAGGCTGGGCGCGGGCATCGCGCTCGGTGCAGGAGCCGTGCTCTCCGCGGGCGTCCTCGCCGTCTCGTGGCTCCTCTCGCCGGGCTTCGCCACCGTGTGCACCGCCTACTTCGCCATGCAGATGCTCTACTCCTTCCGGCTGAAGCACGTGCCCATCCTGGACTGCCTCCTGATAGCCATGGGGTTCGTGCTGCGGGCCCTGGCAGGCGTGGAGCTGGCCGTCGATGCCGGATTCGGGATATCCATCTCGCCCTGGCTCCTGCTGTGCACTTTCTTCGTGGCGGTGTTCCTCGCCTTCTCGAAGCGGAGGGCCGAGGTGGTCTCCCTCGGCGACTCGGCAGGGGGGCACAGGGCCATCCTCCGCGAGTACACGGCCCACCTGCTCGATGAGATGATCGGCATCTCCACCGCGTCCAGCCTGATGTGCTACGCCATCTACACGGTCAGCGAGCGGACGGCCGCGCAGGTGTCTCCGAACCTCTGGATGACGGTGCCGTTCGTGGCCTTCGGGATATTCCGGTACCTCTACCTCGTCCACATGAAGGGGATGGGCGGCAGCCCCGAGAAGACGCTCCTGGCCGATCCGCCCCTCATCCTCAACATCCTGCTCTGGTTCGGCACCGTCATCGCCGTCCTCAGGCTCTTCCCCGCACCGGTGCAGTGA
- the ispE gene encoding 4-(cytidine 5'-diphospho)-2-C-methyl-D-erythritol kinase: MTGCISGAAEAKINLGLRILGRRDDGYHEIRSVFHTVSLADAIEVGLTDSPGIAIEVAGGDGRVPADATNLACRAASAFIERAGLPYGAAIRIRKRIPAGGGLGGGSSDAACTLRLLRELTGMDPGIGSIALSLGSDVPFFLRGGAAVVTGRGDRISPIRTGDFWAVIVDPGIPSSTAGAYADWDLKHAGLTMRLPMYDLPHPELAWHEGRPFPVSLCNDFLPLLAERSPVMAETAARLDVCASTWGLSGSGSCFYALFRTACEAESLGASIPRRYARHVCRATGSAGVSSNW, translated from the coding sequence GTGACCGGCTGCATCTCCGGGGCGGCGGAGGCCAAGATCAACCTCGGCCTGAGGATCCTGGGCCGCAGGGACGACGGCTACCACGAAATCAGGAGCGTCTTCCACACCGTATCCCTCGCCGACGCGATCGAGGTCGGCCTTACGGATTCCCCCGGGATCGCCATCGAGGTGGCGGGCGGCGACGGGCGGGTGCCGGCCGATGCGACGAACCTCGCCTGCAGGGCCGCCTCGGCGTTCATCGAGAGGGCCGGGCTTCCGTACGGAGCGGCGATCCGGATCAGGAAGAGGATCCCCGCGGGAGGGGGGCTCGGCGGGGGGAGCAGCGACGCGGCCTGCACGCTCAGGCTCCTCCGCGAGCTCACCGGGATGGATCCAGGCATCGGCTCCATAGCGCTGTCCCTCGGCAGCGACGTCCCGTTCTTCCTGCGCGGCGGAGCCGCCGTGGTCACGGGGAGGGGCGACAGGATCAGCCCGATCCGGACGGGCGACTTCTGGGCCGTGATAGTCGACCCGGGCATCCCCTCCTCCACCGCCGGGGCTTACGCCGACTGGGACCTGAAACACGCCGGCTTGACGATGCGCCTGCCGATGTACGATCTTCCGCACCCGGAACTTGCATGGCATGAGGGTAGACCTTTCCCTGTAAGCCTCTGCAACGACTTCCTGCCGCTCCTCGCGGAGCGCTCTCCGGTCATGGCCGAGACGGCCGCCAGGCTCGACGTGTGTGCGTCCACCTGGGGGCTGTCCGGATCGGGATCCTGCTTCTACGCCCTCTTCAGGACGGCATGCGAGGCCGAATCGCTGGGGGCGAGCATCCCGAGGCGATACGCGAGGCATGTGTGCAGGGCGACAGGTTCCGCTGGGGTGTCGTCCAACTGGTAG
- a CDS encoding 50S ribosomal protein L25, producing the protein MPGIIELSFTDRAAAGSAEARRMRRRGDLPGVVYGGGSEALVTLDAFEFMKKIGFSSSGMVALVDARGAKTTAIIKEVQWDRLTDKPLHIDFYRVSMDQVVEVRVPLHFEGTPKGLLFGGVFDQLMHELQIKVKASSIPSKISVDVSDLDIGDSLHVSDLVLPEGVRVDTTLDLPVAHVVPPTVEKAKPAEEEAPAEEAASAAPAPEDEKKKKD; encoded by the coding sequence ATGCCTGGTATCATCGAGCTCTCGTTCACGGACAGGGCGGCGGCCGGCTCGGCCGAGGCCCGCAGGATGCGCAGGAGGGGCGACCTCCCCGGTGTCGTCTACGGCGGCGGGAGCGAGGCCCTCGTCACTCTCGACGCTTTCGAGTTCATGAAGAAGATCGGCTTTTCGTCCTCCGGGATGGTGGCCCTGGTCGACGCCAGGGGCGCGAAGACCACGGCGATCATCAAGGAGGTCCAGTGGGACAGGCTGACCGACAAGCCTCTCCACATCGACTTCTACCGCGTCTCCATGGATCAGGTCGTCGAGGTCAGGGTACCCCTGCACTTCGAGGGCACACCCAAGGGCCTGCTCTTCGGCGGCGTCTTCGACCAGCTCATGCACGAGCTGCAGATCAAGGTCAAGGCTTCATCGATCCCGTCGAAGATCAGCGTCGACGTCTCCGACCTCGACATAGGCGATTCGCTGCACGTCAGCGACCTCGTCCTCCCCGAGGGCGTCAGGGTCGACACGACGCTGGACCTGCCCGTCGCCCACGTGGTGCCGCCCACGGTGGAGAAGGCCAAGCCTGCCGAGGAGGAGGCCCCTGCGGAGGAGGCCGCTTCAGCCGCCCCCGCGCCCGAGGACGAGAAGAAGAAGAAGGACTGA
- the pth gene encoding aminoacyl-tRNA hydrolase, which produces MLGPRLVLCLGNPGPAYSLTWHNAGFWTADVLAAEAGVSMKNAGLFSAARLPCGLELAKPMTFMNESGRAAAALLRIHDLTPDDLLVVCDETSLPLGRLRLRKGGSAGGHKGLSNIISCLGTDSFARLRLGIGQAPEGVDLADYVLSKVPRSQEEEASLMAHRAADCVMKAFDEGIEAAQDIFNSSVPRSGTDM; this is translated from the coding sequence GTGCTCGGACCGCGGCTTGTCCTCTGTCTGGGCAATCCCGGGCCCGCATACTCGCTCACCTGGCATAACGCCGGCTTCTGGACCGCCGACGTGCTGGCGGCGGAAGCCGGCGTCTCCATGAAGAACGCCGGCCTTTTCTCGGCGGCGAGGCTGCCCTGCGGGCTCGAACTCGCCAAGCCCATGACCTTCATGAACGAGAGCGGCCGCGCGGCGGCCGCCCTCCTAAGGATCCACGACCTCACGCCCGACGATCTCCTGGTGGTCTGCGACGAGACCAGCCTGCCCCTCGGCAGGCTCCGCCTCCGGAAGGGGGGCTCGGCCGGGGGGCACAAGGGGCTGTCGAACATCATCTCGTGCCTGGGGACCGACTCCTTCGCGAGGCTCAGGCTGGGCATCGGGCAGGCTCCCGAAGGGGTGGACCTGGCCGACTACGTCCTGTCGAAGGTGCCCCGCAGCCAGGAGGAGGAGGCCTCGCTCATGGCCCACAGGGCCGCAGACTGCGTCATGAAGGCCTTCGATGAAGGCATCGAGGCGGCCCAGGACATCTTCAACTCTTCAGTTCCACGCAGCGGAACTGATATGTAG
- a CDS encoding 3'-5' exonuclease, which translates to MFGDLDLFSQNEPPPSAGGTTGVLFLDTETTGADPSTAEICEIGAVLVSYSGLRQVSDETPEFHSLVRPSDRIPPEASAVHHITDAMVAGAPTAGEIESGIASFAARASIVCAHNSPFDLTILARQMPSVFRRFDDGNTVDSLRLARHLWPDIPSHALQVLRYRFGLGEGLEGDPHRALFDAHLVRRLVHFARDGGLLTVSTWDELAAFARSPLEVLVFSFGKYRGSLVEDIVVQDPQYVTWLLSQMWVPKDYPDLYHTLLRKLGPDRKGK; encoded by the coding sequence ATGTTCGGCGACCTTGACCTCTTCTCACAGAACGAGCCCCCTCCGTCCGCCGGGGGTACTACGGGGGTGCTGTTCCTCGACACCGAAACCACCGGCGCCGATCCCTCCACGGCGGAAATATGTGAAATCGGAGCCGTGCTTGTCTCTTACAGTGGGTTGAGGCAGGTTTCGGACGAGACTCCCGAGTTCCACTCGCTCGTCAGACCCTCGGACAGGATCCCGCCGGAGGCCTCCGCCGTCCACCACATCACCGATGCGATGGTGGCAGGAGCTCCCACCGCCGGCGAGATCGAGAGCGGAATCGCGTCATTCGCCGCGAGGGCCTCGATCGTGTGCGCCCACAACTCGCCTTTCGACCTGACCATACTTGCCAGGCAGATGCCTTCCGTATTCCGGCGCTTCGACGACGGGAACACGGTGGATTCGCTGCGCCTGGCCAGGCATCTCTGGCCCGACATCCCATCCCACGCCCTCCAGGTCCTGCGCTACAGGTTCGGGCTGGGGGAAGGCCTCGAGGGCGATCCGCACAGGGCGCTCTTCGACGCGCACCTGGTGCGCAGGCTCGTCCACTTCGCACGGGACGGCGGTCTCCTGACCGTCAGCACGTGGGATGAGCTTGCCGCCTTCGCCAGGTCGCCTCTCGAGGTGCTCGTGTTCAGCTTCGGCAAGTACCGCGGCAGCCTCGTCGAGGACATAGTGGTGCAGGACCCGCAGTACGTCACCTGGCTCCTGTCGCAGATGTGGGTTCCGAAGGACTATCCCGACCTCTACCACACCCTCCTCCGCAAGCTGGGCCCGGACAGGAAGGGCAAGTGA